The Clarias gariepinus isolate MV-2021 ecotype Netherlands chromosome 7, CGAR_prim_01v2, whole genome shotgun sequence genome includes a window with the following:
- the LOC128527666 gene encoding uncharacterized protein LOC128527666, which translates to MEDCVRMVCEILGVHAGDEVSAEKISELYQRVFHISIELQDAQRAVTQVSAQNGGLPCSGRWILHVLLEMEKEREKREKLYWELQMLKSHHSSVPDGSNTPPLLDVDSVWSVLSSLSPSHMTSRRLGLINPSKSDVLLLLQYKYDIIREQLYREMLQEEHGAGWWESMDPWEQTDCVCDVEQRAEEAFRLNDVLRVCELPGVLHCYSANAEVRLHSCPDEARTREQAWTSSSRRHSWTSAIAVSELRSHCEEETQALTQLLDRVERLIRTEIYLSVCVSVRRAERETHSHTALLSSRQHWDNWPCTRRLCVEDLVKFWLQEKRNPDTQLGTESRTSCCAVLQCVVLCQEQERRMLVEILHSVSQEELQEQRHTLTPDYKAAGTTDAALRRGCVSILRKMKSSLQCSSTHSPVSWADCAVHLLTQLTHTHDQEVQTVVHTLPVMDAAALLVLLNKYELELRSPKLHNLHNLLNTHIDTSLTDGEWAEQRQSSPSASEEQEVCTGCGVVLVPEDAPYLEILGVGQRREKEEERREEEERREGKEGEEDERRGGSDREEERKREEKEGEEERKKADRREGGAEEEEIERTAAEEEERNEGEEERKRERRDEEEERNVDAIEKQGSLIALAWSKPVNSDTQEVTSAVPEAQTTEETSADSHTPDHIHLALSLSEHTPRAPRHTLVESLQEPDTSSTDAQNECSSDKHGATSAGLETHTPDAVCEGVCEEQQLQRDATMRSLVDIQRRAEQRWQRDRDRQILRVQERLSIIQNRKSDEDLLGPRRQDTFRHLTNTLQQEDEQQQKMLVREKLQELWRERSYILQSRRERNTTEFKELLTPTAQPVASTDDVLNTPAHTHQHT; encoded by the exons atgGAGGATTGTGTGCGTATGGTGTGTGAAATTCTGGGTGTACATGCGGGTGATGAGGTGAGCGCAGAGAAGATTTCTGAACTCTATCAGAGGGTCTTCCACATCAGCATTGAGCTTCAAGATGCGCAGAGAGCCGtcactcag GTCAGTGCACAGAACGGCGGGTTGCCATGTTCAGGCCGCTGGATCCTGCATGTCCTTCTAGAGATGGAGAAAGAACGAGAGAAGCGGGAAAAG TTGTACTGGGAGCTGCAGATGTTGAAGTCGCACCACAGCAGCGTTCCTGATGGATCAAACACACCACCGCT GCTGGATGTGGACAGTGTATGGAGTGTCCTGTCGTCTCTGTCCCCCAGTCACATGACCTCCAGACGTCTGGGTTTGATAAATCCATCTAAATCAGATGTCCTGCTCCTGCTTCAATATAAATATGACATCATCAGAGAGCAACTTTACAGAGAGATGCTGCAGGAGGAACACG gtGCTGGATGGTGGGAGTCGATGGACCCCTGGGAGCagacagactgtgtgtgtgacgttgaacagagagcagaagaggCCTTTAGACTAAACGACgtgctgcgtgtgtgtgagctgcCCGGCGTCCTGCACTGCTACAG CGCTAATGCGGAGGTGCGgttacattcctgtcctgatgaGGCGAGGACGAGAGAGCAGGCGTGGACGTCCTCGTCCCGGAGACACAGCTGGACATCCGCCATCGCCGTCTCTGAGCTAAGGTCTCATTGTGAGGAGGAGACACAGGCCCTCACCCAGCTGCTCGAcag AGTGGAGCGACTCATCCGGACTGAGAtttatctgagtgtgtgtgtttctgtgaggAGAGCCgagagagaaacacactcacacacggcACTGCTGAGCTCCAGACAGCACTGGGACAACTg GCCGTGTACGAGACGTTTGTGTGTTGAGGACTTGGTGAAGTTCTGGCTGCAGGAGAAACGCAATCCAGATACACAACTCGGAACCGAGTCCAGAACATCATGCTGT GCCGTGCTACAGTGTGTGGTCCTGTGTCAGGAGCAGGAGAGAAGAATGCTGGTGGAGATCTTACACAGTGTCTCACAGGAAGAACTGCAGGAGCagagacacacactaacacctgACTACA agGCTGCAGGGACGACAGATGCGGCTCTGAGACGAGGGTGTGTGTCCATCCTGAGGAAGATGAAATCGTCTCTCCAGTGCAGCTCCACACACTCGCCTGTCTCGTGGGCCGACTGCGCTGTTCATCTCCTCactcagctcacacacacacacgaccagGAAGTGCAGACTGTAGTACACACACTTCCAGTCAtg GATGCTGCTGCTCTTCTGGTCCTGCTAAACAAATATGAACTCGAGCTGCGTTCTCCAAAACTACACAACCTACACAActtactgaacacacacattgACACCTCTCTAACc GACGGCGAGTGGGCGGAGCAGAGACAGAGCTCTCCATCAGCTAGTGAGGAACAGGAAGTCTGCACCG gctgcGGTGTTGTTCTCGTCCCTGAGGACGCTCCGTATTTAGAAATCCTTGGCGTCGGACAGcggagagagaaggaggaggagaggcgagaagaggaggagaggagagaaggaAAAGAGGGAGAAGAGGATGAGAGGAGAGGTGGAAGTGATAGAgaagaagagaggaagagagaagaaaaagagggagaggaagagaggaaaaaagcaGACAGAAGAGAAGGAGGAGCGGAAGAGGAGGAAATAGAAAGAACGGCGGcagaagaggaggagaggaacgagggagaggaagagaggaagagagaaagaagggacgaagaagaggagagaaatGTGGATGCAATAGAAAAACAGGGATCGCTGATCGCACTGGCCTGGAGCAAACCAGTGAACAGCGatacacag GAAGTGACCTCAGCTGTACCTGAAGCGCAGACGACAGAAGAGACATCTGCAGACTCGCACACTCCGGATCACATACACTTGGCTTTATCGCTGAGCGAACACACACCGAGAGCACCGAGACACACACTCGTCGAGTCTCTACAGGAACCGGACACATCCAGCACG GACGCTCAGAACGAGTGCAGCAGCGATAAGCACGGAGCGACATCAGCAGGTCTggagacacacacaccggacgcagtgtgtgagggagtgtgtgaggaacagcaGCTCCAGAGAGACGCCACCATGCGCAGCCTCGTCGACATCCAGAGAAGAGCAGAGCAGCGCTGGCAGCGAGACAGAGACCGACAAATCCTcaga GTTCAGGAGCGATTGTCAATCATCCAGAACAGGAAGTCAGATGAGGACCTGCTGGGGCCGAGACGCCAGGACACGTTCAGACACCTGACAAACACGCTGCAGCag GAGGACGAGCAGCAGCAGAAGATGTTGGTCAGAGAGAAACTGCAGGAGCTGTGGAGAGAACGCTCTTACATTCTACAGTCCAGGAGAGAGAg GAACACGACTGAGTTTAAGGAACTCCTCACACCTACAGCTCAGCCTGTAGCCAGCACAGATGATGTGCTcaacacacctgcacacacacaccaacacacatga